The following is a genomic window from Rhizobium rhododendri.
TTCAAATGATCCCGAAAGTACGTTTGAGGATTTGATGGTCGCGGAAGAGCGTCTCGAACTGTAGGATGAGAGGGCGTAATCTTTCCTCGGGCATGTTGGGGATCAGTTGATAGTACATCACGCCCTGCCGGAAGAGTGAATGCACGCGTCGCGATGTCGTGCTCGTGCGCAGATGGCGGTCGTAGCCGATGGCCTCTCCGGCAGCGCCCAGCAGGGTTAGGAGCACAATGGCAAGAGCGGCGATCAACCACAGCCTGTCGCGCCGAGCGGGCGTGGAGACGCGGGTTGCCGACATGCCCATCCCGAACCGCCAATCCTTGGCATCGCGAAACGCGCATTCGATGCCCCAGCGCCGGGAGTAAAGATCAATGAGGATCTTTGCCGTCACCTTGGTCAGGCTGGTTGCGAGGCACCATGGCTCTTTCATGTCCTTGGCGTGGACGCACACGACCGCACCGACGGGGCATCCCTGCGCCGTGACTGTCGCCTCGCGCAGCAGCCTGGCACGTCCCGAGGGGCCGATCCACTCCTTCGCCGGACGGCTCTCACCGCCGGTCGTCACCTGGATGTTGCCGCGAAAGCGGATGACATAGTCGAAGTGCAGCTCGTCCTTTAGGACGCCGTAGAGCTTGGCGTCGCCAAAGCCGCGATCGGCGACGAGCAGCACCTTCACTTCTGTTGGCAACAGCTCGGCAAGCCGGGTCACGATCCAGTATTCATACTGATTGCGCCGCGCTTTCAGCTCCGCCTTGCGTACCGTCAACCACAGGAGTGGCGTCGCCCGGCCATGTTCGGTAAGCAGCGACAGCATCAGGGTCGAGTGCCCGTCGGCATCGAAGTCGGTCCAGTCCATGGCGACGACGATATCGGTGCGGCTACCAAGACAATAGTCGGCCCAGTCGGCCATCAGCGCGTCGACTTCGATCCCGTCGTTCGACAGCATCCGGTCGACCTGCTTGATCGCATGACGCGAGAGCCCTCCTTCGGCCAGCGCAAGACCGTGGCCAATCGCGCTCACCGCCAGCGACGACGCCTGCAGCGTGCCAACCGTCGCCTTCGCCAGCGACGTTACCCGCTTCGCGTGCAGGCCCTCGCCAAAAAGTTCGTCAACAAAGGAATGCACCGCTTCAGAAGAAAACTCCGCCTTGCCGTTCATCTGACTCTGCTCTCCGTTCGAACGGAAATGCAGAATCATCTTTCCCGCCCTACGTCATCTCAAAATGAGGGGATGCCTGAGCTTCAAGGCAGCAGGATATGAGTGCGATTAAATGCGACACGCTTTAACATGCCATTACGTGACGGAGCAGAACGCAACACCGCAGATCATCATTGAAAGCTTGGGCCATATTGCCTCCAATCAAAGGTGTTCTGCTTCAAATGCAATAAAATAATGTTTGTTTGGATCGTTTTAGCCCTGCCATTATACCACGAAATTTGCCCATTAGCGACTTACTCGAGCAGATATTTAAGGTACCAAGTTAATTATGGTGCATTGAGGAGGTCTGTTCGAGCCAGCTTTTGAGGTGACGGTGGGTGCGAGGGCCTGAATCGACCGGATGGATGTTCATGGATGCCGGGCAAATATATTAATCCCCCAGAGATGCGTAGCCGCGAAATATCAGGCGCTCTGAAAATAAAAACCCTCAACAGGGAATGATACCTACAGCTAATTGCACGGTTCCAATTGGAAAAGTGAGGAGGGGGTATCCCTGAGATGCACGGCCACTACGCTCAGCAAACGATAGAAAGTGACGCCTTGCTTATCGAGGATCGTGTCCCAGCGAGTGGTGTAGCTGGGTTCATAGCCATCGGTGTTTTCCGGTAGGGTCGGGTTGCTTATGACCAACCTGAAGGACACCACCGATGACCGACGATATGATGAACCTGCGCTCGCTTGTTGAGAAGAGCGCCGATGCCGATTTGCTACGCGAGATGATTGGTTTTGCCGCCGAGAAGCTTATGGCGCTGGAGGTAGGGGCTGCGACCGGTGCTGGCTATGGCGAGAAGACAGCGCTTCGTCTAGCCCAGCGCAATGGCTACCGCGACCGCGATTGGGAAACACGGGCTGGAACGGTGGAGTTGCGCATTCCCAAGCTTCGAACAGGCAGCTATTTCCCGAGCTTCCTGGAACCACGCCGCATGGCCGAGAAGGCTCTGACGGCCGTCATACAGGAGGCCTATATCCAGGGCATCTCGACCCGGTCCGTCGATGACCTGGTCAAAGCCATGGGGATGAGCGGCATATCTAAAAGCCAAGTCTCGCGGCTTTGCGAAGAGATCGATGTGAAGGTCAAAGCCTTTCTCGACCGTCCCATCGAGGGCGAGTGGCCATACATCTGGATCGACGCCACCTATCTGAAGGTGAGGCGCGGTGGGCGCATCGTGTCCGTGGCTGCCATCATCGCAGTCGGTGCCAATACGGATGGACGCCGGGAGGTGCTTGGGCTGGAGATCGGCACATCCGAGGCCGAGCCGATCTGGACAGAGTTCCTACGAAAGCTGACGCGTCGAGGCTTGAGAGGTGTGAAACTCGTGGTCTCGGTTGCCCATGAGAGCATCAAGACGGCTGTCAGCAAGGTGCTGAATGCGACCTGGCAACGTTGCCGCGTTCACTTCATGCGCAATGCCCTGGCACATGCAGGAAAGAGCGGGCGGCGCGTCGTCTCCGCCTTCACGGCGTTCGCCCAGGAGACGCCGGAGGCTGCCAGCACACAATGGCGCAGCGTCTCTGATCAGATCAGGCCGAAGGTGCCGAAGCTGGCCAATCTGATGGATGAGGCCGAGAACGATGTGCTGGCCTACATGACCTTTCCAAAACAGCATTGGGCCAAGCTTCACAGCACCAATCCTATCGAGCGTCTCAACGGCGAGATCAAACGACGCACCGAGGTCGTCGGCATCTTTCCTAACGAGGATGCCATCATCCGTCTCGTCGGTGCTCTGCTGCTCGAACAGAACGACGAATGGGCGGTTCAGCGATCCCGTTACATGACACTGGAAACAATCGCCCAAATGAGCGATGATCCCCTTATCAGCATGCCAGCCGTGGCACGCTGATATTCCCTCCGGCCATCACCGGGAGGCACCGTGGATGTCACAAGCTACACCATTCTGCGGGACACGATCTTATCGAGCGATAAAAAATCTGAATAACTTTAGAGCCAATCAATGAGTAAGTGAAGGATGTAGTCATCCATGTCCAATATTTTCGTTCCAGCATTGTTTCGGGTCTTCAGTTCAGAAAAATCTAAGCGTTCGATCAAAGCTCCCCCAAGAAGACGGCTGTTCTCGAATATTTGCCGACCTCTTACACAGCTTGTTCAGCCGCAATGCGAAGTAGGACTCATCATAGTTCTCATAATTGTTGCCGTATTCTCGGCCGTTCTGGCAACAATTGGTTGGTGCGACAATGACAGCAACCAGGCGATCCTCACTGAACTTCGGACGATTGAGATTGCGAGTGCAATGCTGCAGCGTGACGTCCTCAGTGTTCGCACAGATTTCCTGCGCGACCTGAACCCTGCTTTCGCTAATTTGAAAGCGCTACGGGCGAGCGTTACGAAATTGCAAAATATGTTCGGCACTATTGCTCATTATCAGGCTGACGGGCTTGGGACAGTTCTGATGCGGGTTGACGCCTCGGTCAGCGAAGCTGAGTTAGCTGTCGCTTCGTTCAAAGCCAAATGTGTGGCCCTGGAAGAATCTTATGCACGGTTCGAACGCTCTCTAGAAGAGATGTCAGCGCCCTCTCAAAACTTCCGCGCATCAGATGAAAGGTTAATCAGTCAACTGAATAGTCTCATGCCGCAATTTGTGCTCCATCAAAACAAATCAATGGCATCGAAAATCACTACGTATCTTGACGCGTTAGAACGCGTGGAAGTCGAAAACGAAGATTTGAAAAACAGCACCGTGCGCAACGGCAGATTGATCATTTCTCAAATTGATGAGATCAACGAGTCGTTTTCTGTCATTCAGTCTTCAAATATTGTCGACACAACGAAGGAGTTAGAACAGAAGTATCTAAAACTGTATCGATCAGACCACATTAAGGAGCAAATTTCCCGCATATTTGTTGGCATTATCTCGTTAAGCCTGTGCCTATACATTTTCTTCTTAATTCGCGAGTTTCAAAATCAAAACCGGAGATTGTCGCGCAGGTTGAAGTTCGAGGAAATGATCAAAACCGTCGGGACTTGTTTTAACGATCATCTTTATACGCAGCGATCATTGGAACAATCAGCCCAAACCGCTTTAGTATTGGTCAAGGAGTTCTTTTGCGCAAAACAGTGCACACTGGTGTTGATCGACATCAACGGCGATCGAATAAAGGAAGCCTTCTCATCCGACAATAGTGACCTCGTTCTGGACCTCAAGAAAATTTGCGACATTTCCAAACTGGTCTGTAAAAATTATAACGATCCATTATTTCGTATTATGCCCTCTAAAGAGGTCGGTTGTTTAAGCAATGAAAATGCCGGCCTGTGCTTGTTGCTTGCCTTGAAGGTTTCCAATGATACGCTGGCTATCTGCTCTGCGGCTTACGATGCGGATCGCCTGGTGGTGTCTCCTTGCGAAATTCAACTTTTTGAACTCGCGGCGAGGTGCGTATACCACTACGCAGACATTATGCGCAGGCAGACTGAATGCAAAAACCTTGAGAGACGGCTCGCGCACGCCGAGCGGCTGAAAGCCATGGGGACAGTCGCGGGGGGGATTGCACACGAGTTCAACAATATTCTTAGTTCCATTCTGGGATACGCGCAACTAATGCGGGAAAATATAATTTCATACTCTCTAATCCGCCAATATTCAGAACACATTCTTTTTGCTGGCGACAGGGCGAGGCTGATAATAGATCAAATCCTCGCCATGAGCCGAAAAGTTGATCGGACGACAATGCCTTTCAATGTTTCCGATCTGATCATTGATATCTTGCCGCTACTCCGTATGCAGCTTGGGAAGGGCATCGAACTGGATGTCAATCTTGAACAGAGACACTCCGTTATCGATGGCAATCCACTGGAGCTACAACAGATCTTGATGAATTTATGCAAAAACGCCTCCGACGCGACAGGAGCCAAAGGGCAGATCTACATTAACGTGTCACGCATTCTATTGCCGGAGCAAAGGATTCTGTCCCACAGTGTTATACCGGGCGGCGAGTATATCCTGCTGGGCATCTCGGATAATGGATCCGGAATCGCGAAGACAGCTTTACCCCGTATTTTCGATCCCTTTTTCACCACGCGCACGCGTTCAGGGGGTACGGGTCTGGGACTTTCCGCTGTTCATGCGCATGTCAGCGCACTCGGGGGATATGTCGACGTTACTTCGATTGTGGGAAAAGGTACGAACTTCAATATCTATCTCCAGCCGTCCCTCGAAAAACCAGTCGCGCTTCACAAACATTTTGGGTTTCACGCAACGCCCCTCGGCAGAGGCGAGACTGTTGCCATAATAGATCCAGATCAGGCAGCCTTGGCTCTTTACGAAGAGAAAGTCGCCGCCTTAGGATACGAACCTGTCGGTTTTACAAATATGAGGGACCTTGTCGATTGGACTTCGAGTGGACAAAAATTGAATTTGATTCTGACCACTTACGACATGTTTCTTGAGGGTCGAAGTATGGAAACTGCGGATTTTGTTTTAAAAACGTCGCCCACAATCGTCATCATAAAAGACAGTACAAACATATCGGATGCTTACGCTGAAGATGGGACGACCTGCTTTTTATTAGAGCCTGTGTCGTCGCGCGCAATGGCCCGCGCTCTCAACTTGAAAATAGCTGAGTAGTAAGTGCTGACCGAGTGAGGTCTGCATAGAATTCGCATGGCGAAACAAACCGTGTGTCCTACCAGAGCTCAATGAAATTAGAGCGTTTCCCTTTCATTCTGGATCATATCCACAGGAGGTGAAGAAGTTTCGGGCTTCTTGAGGTTCAATGAGGTCGATCAGTTTTCCAATCCTGTCCCAAAGGCCTGCCACAGTGCGTTCTGCCGCCTTGCGCAGGAGTGCTTTCAGTTTTGAGAATGCCTTTTCTATGGGGTTGAAGTCGGGGCTGTAGGGCGGCAAGAACAGCATGCGTGCACCGGCAGTCTCGATCAACGCGCGGGCAGCGGGCCTTTTGTGGCTGGAAAGATTGTCGAGGATGACAACATCGCCAGGCTTCAATGTCGGAACCAGCACCTGTGCGACATAGGCCTCGAACCAGTCTCCGTTTATCGGCCCGTCGATCACGAGCGGCGCAACCATTCCTGTGCTGCGCAAACCCGCCACCAGCGTCGTCGTCTTGCGGTGGCCGTGAGGAAAGCCCATTCGCAGGCGCTCTCCCTTACTACAGCGTCCATGGGTGCGCGCCATGTTCGTCGCAGTCCAGGTTTCGTCGATGAAGACGAGCTTGGCGGGATCGAGATCCAATTGGTCGTCGAACCAGCGCTGGCGCTGCTCCAAGACATCGGGCCGGCTCTGCTCTATCGCGTGGCCAGTCTTTTTTTACGCGTCTGGCCGTGCCGGACAAGGAAGCGGTGCAAGGCCGACTTGCTGATCGTGATGCCTTGCTCCGCCAACGCGTCGCGGAGTTCAAACAAGGTTCCGTCCCGGTGTTCGGCGAGCCAGGCCATGATCTGTTCCCCATGCGCCTCGGTTTTGCGGGAATTGCGATCCCCGCCAAGCGGGCCAGGTCGCACATCACCCTGCCGCAGTTGCAGATTTCGCCAGCGACTGACGCTTGCGGCACTCACACCGAAACGTTCGGCGGCTTCTCGATGCGTTGCACCAGCAGAAACCGCAGCAACAACACGAACGCGCAGATCGACAGAAAGGAATTTTGACATATCCGCCGACCTCCATCGGCAGATAGCTTGAATCAGACCCGGACCGATTTGCAAAGCCCCACAGATTCAATCAGTCAGGGAACCGCTCTAACTTACGGAGTTCCGTTTCGGGTCAAGTCATAGTTCAACATGGTGGAAGAAAATTTCGCTGCGGGAACGGCTCTCAGTATCAGTCAGTATATACTGCTGATGATCGTAAGACCGTATGTCCTTCTTCTCGCCTGGGGTGGCTCATCCTACACTGGACTTCCGAGGGTTGCTCGTGAGCGTCCGGCGAAAGCATTTTCGCTTGGTCGAGCGGTCGAAGCTATAGGCCGCGCTTCACCTCATCTGCCATGACGCGCTCGATCATCTCGGGATCGCATTGTTCATCGACGAGGAACTGGCGGATTCCACCATCCCACGTCCTGATGTCGGCGAGGAGATTTTGAAGGTCGTCAATTCCCTTTTCGGTCAGGCCTTTTGTGCCATCTTCACTGCCGTTGCGGACATAAACCAATTCGCCCTCGGCGATATTGTCCGAGTTGGCGGTCACCTCCTCGATTAATTCGAGGTTCTCGCCGATCATGCCGGCGACTTCTTTAAGCGTATAGATGAACCTCGAGCGTGCCATCACGCAGCCTCGTATCGGTCTTTCGCCGGCGCCCACTGCCACGGCAGCAATTCCTGGAGCCGGTCCTTTGGATGGCTTTGGATCCGGGTCAGGACGTCTGTGAGATAGACCTCCGGATTATGGCCATGGAGTTTGGCGGTCTCGATGATGGTCAGGATGTTGGCGATGCGCTCGCCGCCCTTGTCCGAGCCGGCGAAGAGCCAGTTCTTACGACCGATTCCAAGCGGACGCATGGCACGCTCAGCGATATTGTTATCGGGTATGTTGCCATCGGCGCCCCACGAACGCTAGGAAGATTCTATCCTGTCATGTTAGAATTGTCGTGTCGGGACAGGGGCGTCGGAGTGCGAAGAAGCGGGCAGGCCGAATTGACTTTGAGCTGCGAGCTCGCGTTGTTATCGATTTCGACACGGCCATCATCGATGTAAACGCTCAATGCTGCCATCGCGAGAGGGCATATCGCATTGCCTCGGCCAGCTTCTGCTTTTGTGGCAGCGTCGAAAGCGTCTCTTCTATCCAGCTCTTGAGGTCCGCCAGAATGGGCCTGGCGTGTTGCTGGCGCAGTGTACGCCGCTCGTCAGCCGACATGCCGCGGATACGATCCTCGATATCGTAGAGCGCACCGATGCGCGACAGCGCTTCGTCAGCGATCGGGGATGGCTTCAGCTTGATCACATCATGGAACTTGCGGCGCACATGCGCCATGCAGGCGGCTTCGATGATTTGGTTGCCGTAGAGCTTCTTGTAACCCCCATAGCCATCGGCATGCATCACACCGCTGAAGTTTGCGAGGTGGTCAGCCGGATGCACGCCCTTTCGGTCGGGGCTATAGTAATAGGCGATCGCGCCGGGAGTGGGATCCTGGTAACCGCTTCCATCGAAGACATAGACCCAGACCCTGCCGGTTTTTGTCTTTCCTCGTCCAGGGTCGAGGACATCCACCGGGGTATCGTCCGTGTGTATTCGATCGACCGCCGCGATATGGGCTCTGATCAGCAAAATGAGCGGGGCAAGAAGAACGGACACACGGCCCACCCAGTCCGCCATGACGGAGCGCGAGATATCTACTCCCAGCCGATCGTACATTTCGGATAGACGATAGAGCGGGATATGATCGTCGAACTTGGCGACCATGATATGAGCAAGCAAGCCCGGTCCGGGTTTGCCTCGCTCGATCGGCAAAGTCGGCATCTCACCCGATACGGTCGTATCGCAGTCCCTGCAGACCATACGCTTCTCGACATGCCGGACGATCTTTACAGAAGCCGGCACATGCTCCATCACCTGGACCACTTTGTCAGCCGCCTTCAAGAAGGAGGTGCCGCCACAGGTCGGGCAATTGCAGGGCGCTGCATACACCCGCTCTTCAGTTGGCAGGCCATCCGGCAGAGGTCTGCGTTTCGGCTTGTCCGGGGCATCATCCACATCGGGCAGCAGGCCTTTTCCAGAACAAGCATCAGCCTCGGCGCGGGCGGCCTCGATCTCCTCCAGCATGAGTTCAAATTGCTCAATCTTCCGATCGATCTTCTCTGAAGATGCGCCGTGCTGCCGATGTCGGAGCAGCTCCAACTGCGCGCGCAAAAGACCGATGATGGTGTCGCGTTTGTTGACTTCGGCTTCTTGGCTCTCAAGTTTCGCCGCCTGTTCAGCGACGAGCGCGCGCAATGCCAATAGCTCGTTCTGACTGTCCAGAGGTGGTGCTTCCATGCCCAAAAACATAGCCGATTTGCAGCGAAAGCGCTAGCATTTTAGCCCGGATACCCTTGCAAAATATAGCTTTTACCCCGTTCGGCCAGGAGCAGAAGTCCACGCCGGTCGACGCCAATCGATCCCTTCCACAAGCATCGAAAGCTGCGCCTGCGTCAGGTGCGCAACGCCTTCTTTCGCCGTTGGCCAGGGAAAGTATCCGCGTTCCAAAATCTTGTACCTCACAACAGAATGCAGCCACTGCCAACGCAGATACGCAGTTAGTGCGGGTTACACATCCGTTTCATCCTTTATTCCCACGACAATTGCCGTGCGTCGGCAAGCGCTACAACCGGCATGGTGAACGCCTTTTGCTGCAGACCGAGGACGCCACTGTTTGGTCGGTTCCTCCGCAATGGACTGATCTTGTAAGCTTGGATCCTGAGGTCGTCATGAGCAACGGACGATCGCTCTTGCGGGTGGTCGACTTAATGGAGTTGGCCACTCTGGTGAAGCGCCTTTCGAGCAAATTGGGGCCGCGCTGACGTGCAGAAGTGTAAGGATAAATATGCCGCATTTGTAAAGTGGATTATGCCGCAAGAGGTCGCTTTTATGAGAGGATATGCCTGCAATTACGAGTCATTTCGTCAAATAGACCATACGCATCAGCTTGACGAGGTAGTAAAATGCGTCATAATTAGAATTACTCTAACGCCGCTTCGTGTCCTCGGAGCCATTGATGTCTGCGAAGTACGACAGCAAGCGCACAAAGACGGATGTCCTCATCGAAGAGGGCACGTTCAATCCCACCCCCGAGAAGGTGCGCGATCCAAAATTTCGGGGCAGCGAGTTCTTCGATCCGCACGACGCCGTGCAGGTCAAATACGAGATGCTGCGTCGCGTCTCCATCGACAAGGTTTCGGTGACGGAGGCCTCCGACGAGTACGGTGTTTCCAGGCCAACCTACTACCAGGCCAAGGTGAACTTCGACATGGCCGGGATTGCGGGATTGGTGCCGACAAAGCCGGGCCCCCGCCGTCCCCACAAGATCGACGACAAAGTCCTGGCATTTCTGCAGGCGCAGCTTGGCCCAGGAGAACCCGTTCGCGCCCGGGAACTGGCCAAGCTGCTCCGCCAGGAACTCGATATCGAGCTTCATCCCAGATCGATCGAGCGGGTTCTAAAAAAAAGCAGCAGGTAAACACTGCCGCGGCGGTGGCATGCCTGATCCAACCGTCGACCATCGCGTCCCAGTACGAGGTATTGCGCCAGGCTGCTTTCGGCGCAGCGCTGCCGCTTATGGCCCGTAGCGGTCTGATGCTCTTTCTGCGTCGGGGCATGTGGGGATGGGCTCAGGCGCTGACAGCAACAGCAAGCACCCCGCGAGAGCAGCTTTACCCATCGTCAATTGCTTGGCCGCTGCACGGCGGGCACAGCGCCGTTGTTCACGTCCTTGCGACAATCGCAATGAGCATCAACGATCGGAGATCACCATGAATGTACACCTCAAAGTCCAGCCTCATCACCTCGAACGCGGCGCCTACCTGTACATCCGCCAGTCTTCAATGCGGCAAGTCGTTGAGAACGTCGAGAGCGCCAGGCGGCAATATGCGCTTCGGGGACGCGCTGTCGCCCTCGGCTGGCGCGACGAGCAGGTTATCGTCATCGACAACGATCAAGGAGAGTCCGGTGCATCGGCGGCGTGGCGCGAAGGGTTTCAGCGGCTGGTCAGCGATGTCGGCATGGGGCATGCCGGGATCGTCATGGGCCTGGAAGTCTCCCGTCTGGCGCGCAACAATGCCGACTGGCAACGTCTGTTGGAGATCTGCGCCCTTGCCGACACCCTGATCCTCGACGAGGACGGCGTCTATGATCCGGCAAGTTTCAACGACCGGCTCCTGCTCGGCCTGAAGGGAACAATGAGTGAGGCCGAGCTGCATGTGATCAAAGCCCGGCTACGCGGCGGCATTCTCAATAAGGTGCGGCGCGGCGAGTTTCGTTGCCTCCTGCCGACCGGGCTGGTCTATGACCATTTCGGCAATGTGACTCTTGATCCAGACACGCAAGTCAGAGAAACGATCATTCATTTCTTTGAGATGTTCTCTCGCCTCGGGTCCGCCTCCCAGACCGTCAAGGTCTTTCGCAATGAGGGACTATTGTTTCCATCGCGCCTACACAACGGCGGCACGCTGTTTCGGCCGCTGACCGCATCGACGGCGATGCGTGTCCTGAACAATCCGCGCTACGCTGGCGCCTATACCTATGGCCGACGACAGTTTCGACGCACCATCGACGGCAAAAAGACTCTGCGTGCGCGCGACATTGATGACTGGCCGGCCTGCATTCCCGATGCTCATCCCGGCTATATCAGCTGGGAGCGACATCAGGAGAATCTGAAGATCCTCAAGGCGAATGGCTGTGGATTTGAAGCGGCACGAGCTTCAATCCCAAGGGAGGGACCGGCACTGCTGCAAGGCCGAGCCGTGTGTGGGCAGTGCGGCAGCCATCTTAGGGTTCGCTATGCGGCGCGGCGTGGCCGGCAGGAAGCCTGGTACATTTGCAATCGTGCCCGTATTTATCGTGGGGAGCCTATGTGTCAGTCGATCGCCGGGCCTCCCGTCGATGAAGCCATCGGTATGCTGATTGCCGAGCAGATGACGCCGGCGGCCGTCGAACTCGCTCTCGAAGTCCGCAAGGAGATCCAAGCCCGCCATGAAGAAGCAGACCGGCTGCGCTGTCGCGCCATCGAACGCGCCCAAACGGAAGCCGAGCTCGCTCAGCGCCGCTTCATGCTTGTCGATCCTAGTAACCGCCTCGTCGCCGACACGCTCGAAGGTGAATGGAACGAGAAGCTTCGCACGCTGGCCAGTGCCCGCGAAGAACGCGAACGTGGTCGAGAGCACGATCAATTCATCCTTGATAAAGCTGTCCACGAACGGTTAGTCGCGATGACGGCCGACTTCAACCAGCTCTGGAAGGATCCGGATACCCCATGCCGCGAACGCAAGCGATTGCTGGCCCACATCATTGAGGATGTTACTCTCCTAAAGTTGCCAGCGGAAGGAACCACCAAGCTTCACGTTCGCTTCAAGGGCGGCAAAATCCAGACGCTTACCACCATGAACCCAAAATCCTCTCCTCAGCAGATCAAGACAAAGCTCAGTATCATTGAGCTGGTCGATAGGCTTCTCGACGATTACATTTATCCCGAGATCGCCGAGATTCTAAACGAGCAGGGACATCGCCCAGGTGGAACCGCACGTCGCGGCTGCCAGGACGCCCGCTTTACACCCCTCAAAGTCGCCTATCTCATCCACGAATATAAGCTGCGATCACGATATGATCGACTGCGACAGCGGGGAATGCTGACAAGGCAGGAAGCGGCAGCGCATCTCAATATCAGCGAGCAAACAGTCGCCAGATGGGCCAAATTTGGCCTCATCACCAGACATGCCTATAACGGGCACTATAGCCTGTACGAAATCGCCGATGGAGACCTGCCGCAAAAGCAATGCAGCCGATGGAATCCACTCGAAGATCGCGCTGCTGCGTATCAACAAACGCAAACAGAGCCAAGAACATCAACTGACGAGGAAAGAGGTGTAGTATGAACGCCGATCGTTGTAAAACAGGCAGAACCCTTGGCCGTCCCACCACAGAAGTTTGATCCGGTCGGCGCGTTTTCCGCGGAAGCCGAAAATTGCGCCGGAGCCCGGCGCCTCTTTGATAGCCGTCTCAACGAGCGCCGACAGTCCATCAATGCCACGCCGCATGTCCGTCACTCCGCAGGCCAAATAGACCCGCACATTCCCAGAAGGCCCGATCATGCCGCCTCCACACAAGCGACAAGCGACGATAGCACCTCGCGATCCATGTCCGCTGCAATTCTCAGTAAGCGGCCATTCCTCAGGACGATTTCAACGTCTTTGCGCCTCGACCGCACACTGCTCCTCGTGGAACCATCGCTGGGGCTCTCCGACGCTCCGATAAGAGAAACCGGGATGAACGATACGGTCTCTGGAGACTTCAAGTCGGGTGGCGAGAACTTCTTTCGCCACGCGTATATCTGTTGCGGAAGAACGTCGTGCCGGCGCGCTACATCGGAAACGCTCCCATCCGCGCTGAACGCTTCTTGCAATATCGAAAGCTTCAGTTCTGTCGACCAACGACGTTGTCGCTCGGCACCCGTCAGGATCTCAACCTTGGCCATTCATACCCTGTT
Proteins encoded in this region:
- the tnpB gene encoding IS66 family insertion sequence element accessory protein TnpB (TnpB, as the term is used for proteins encoded by IS66 family insertion elements, is considered an accessory protein, since TnpC, encoded by a neighboring gene, is a DDE family transposase.), encoding MIGPSGNVRVYLACGVTDMRRGIDGLSALVETAIKEAPGSGAIFGFRGKRADRIKLLWWDGQGFCLFYNDRRSYYTSFLVS
- a CDS encoding recombinase family protein → MGSGADSNSKHPARAALPIVNCLAAARRAQRRCSRPCDNRNEHQRSEITMNVHLKVQPHHLERGAYLYIRQSSMRQVVENVESARRQYALRGRAVALGWRDEQVIVIDNDQGESGASAAWREGFQRLVSDVGMGHAGIVMGLEVSRLARNNADWQRLLEICALADTLILDEDGVYDPASFNDRLLLGLKGTMSEAELHVIKARLRGGILNKVRRGEFRCLLPTGLVYDHFGNVTLDPDTQVRETIIHFFEMFSRLGSASQTVKVFRNEGLLFPSRLHNGGTLFRPLTASTAMRVLNNPRYAGAYTYGRRQFRRTIDGKKTLRARDIDDWPACIPDAHPGYISWERHQENLKILKANGCGFEAARASIPREGPALLQGRAVCGQCGSHLRVRYAARRGRQEAWYICNRARIYRGEPMCQSIAGPPVDEAIGMLIAEQMTPAAVELALEVRKEIQARHEEADRLRCRAIERAQTEAELAQRRFMLVDPSNRLVADTLEGEWNEKLRTLASAREERERGREHDQFILDKAVHERLVAMTADFNQLWKDPDTPCRERKRLLAHIIEDVTLLKLPAEGTTKLHVRFKGGKIQTLTTMNPKSSPQQIKTKLSIIELVDRLLDDYIYPEIAEILNEQGHRPGGTARRGCQDARFTPLKVAYLIHEYKLRSRYDRLRQRGMLTRQEAAAHLNISEQTVARWAKFGLITRHAYNGHYSLYEIADGDLPQKQCSRWNPLEDRAAAYQQTQTEPRTSTDEERGVV
- the tnpA gene encoding IS66-like element accessory protein TnpA, whose translation is MAKVEILTGAERQRRWSTELKLSILQEAFSADGSVSDVARRHDVLPQQIYAWRKKFSPPDLKSPETVSFIPVSLIGASESPSDGSTRSSVRSRRKDVEIVLRNGRLLRIAADMDREVLSSLVACVEAA